ATCCACAGATGTCGATCGTCGAAGCAGCGACAGTGCCAGAGGCGGTCGATATGATGCTGGCGGGCGCGGTCGATGCAACGTTTGCCAGTCTCGGCAGCGCCAACTATTTGCAATCCAGCCGCTATGGCAACCGTATTATTGTGCAGACACTGGATAATACGTTGCAGCCGGAGCGATTCGCGGTGCTGCCCGCTTACCCACAGTTAACCAGCATTCTGAATAAAGGCATTGCCAGCCTGTCGCCGAATGAACTGCGCGCGCTTAAGATCCACTGGTTTTCCGTCGCCAATCTCGCCTCTTACAACAGTCAGTTGCCGCCCTGGGTGATGCTATGGGGCGTGGCGCTGCTGGTGATTGCTTTAAGCTCGATATTCTGGGGCAGTTATCTGGCGCGCCAGATCGGCAGACGTAAAAAAGCGGAGTACCGCTTGCAGGAACTGCTGGCCTACTGGGAAATCCTGTTTAATAACGTACCGACGCCAATGTTTGTCTGTGCTGCCGATATGATCGTCACCGCCGCTAACCAGCATTTCTGCCAGGCGACGGGGCTGCGTGGTCAGGAGGTGCTCGGACGCGATCTCTTAACCCTGCATTTTCTTACGGCGGCCGATAAGCAGGAGGTGCGCGGGATTTTTCTGCGCTGTCTGTCTGGGGATCCGGCGCATTTCTCCGATCGTATCCTGCATTTGCAGGGTAAGGAGCGGGAAGGGTATTTATGGTTTGAGGGCTACCATAATCCTGCTGGCGTGATGCTGGGCGTGATTGGCGGCTGGTTTGATGTGACGGAGCGTAAATCACTGGCGCGCGAGCTGCTGCTGGCGCGTGATAAGGCTGAGCTGGCCAGCCAGGAAAAATCGGCATTTCTGGCGCGCATGAGCCATGAAATTCGCACCCCGCTGCATGCCATTATCGGCATTCTGGAACTGGCGGTAAAACAGCGGCCGGAGCAGGAGAACCCGCTGCGCATTGCCTGGCAGGCCGCTGACTCGCTGCAGGGCATTATTGGCGATGTACTGGATTTTTCTAAAATCGAAGCGGGCAGCATTGATATCAGGTTACAACCGACGCGTCTGGAAACTTTGCTGGAGAGCTGTGCCGCCACTTTTCGCTTGCGTGCTGAAGAGAAAGGGCTGGCGTTACAGGCCCTGCTGCGACTTCCCGCAGCAACTGCGCACTGGCTGGATGGCGCACGCCTGACCCAGGTGGTGAATAATCTGCTACTGAACGCGATTAAATTTACTGAAAAGGGCGAGATTCAGCTGCGCGCCAGCGCCCGCTATCTGCACAATGAGGATCGTGATGAGGTCACTATTGAGGTGGAAGACAGCGGTTGCGGTATTCCCGCAGAGATGTATCAGGCGGTTTTGCAACCCTGGGTACGGGCCGAAAGCGCCGATGCAGTGCCCGGTAGCGGTCTGGGGTTACCGATCTCCGCCCGGCTGATTAACCTGATGGGCGGCACGCTGACGCTTGGCGCCAGTGATTCCGGCGGCGTCAGAGTGAATATTTTGTTGTCATTGCAACGCGCCGAACCGGATCTGCTGGCCAATCCTGCGCTGCCGGACAGCGGGCTGCGGGCAGAGAGTGAGTCGCTGAATATTCTGGTGGTGGATGATTTGCCGGTGAATTTACATGTTCTGGCGCTGCAATTTGCTTCGTCCGGCCATTATGTCGAGCTGGTGGGCAGCGGAGCGGAAGCACTTCAGGAGGTTGCACAGCACTACTATGATGTGGTGCTGACCGACTGTCAGATGCAGGGGATGGATGGTTATACCCTGACGCGTCACTTACGTGAATATCAGCAGCGGCATCAGCTGCCGCCGCAGCTGATCGTTGGCTGCACCGCCAATGCGTTTGCCAGCGAACGTGAGCGTTGTCTGGCGGCGGGGATGGATGATGTGCTGATTAAGCCCCTGACGCAACAGGCGCTGCTTGATGGTATTGCGCAAGCCTGGGAGCAGGTTAATCAGCGGGTCGCCGCCATTGAAGATGAACCGCTACGGGCGCTGGCGCAGGGCGATGCGCAGCAGGAACGCCAGCTGCTCACGGCGCTGAGGCAAGGGCTGCAACAGGATATGGCGGCGATCCGCCAGCTGCACGACGGTGGCAATATCGCGCAAATTACCCAGCATGCGCACCGGATGCAGGCGTCATTTGCCCTGCTTGACGACTATCCCGGGATGCGGGTGTGCTTGCGGATTGAGAAAAGTGGACGGGTTGATCGTCAGACGCTGGATACTTTACTGGAACGGGCGGAAAGAGTGCTGGCTAAGCTGGCGCAACGGCTGTCGTCACAAAAAAGCCCGCCTGAAGGCGGGCTGTGAAAGCTAAGTTATTATTATGCGGTTACTTAGCGCCTTTACACATCGCGTGCATACGGCTGTCGCCGACTTTACGCCACACGCCCCAGTCGCCGTCTGCGCCTGGCTGGTTATCCTGCGTCCACCAGCCGTTCATCCATTCGGCGCCGTTATAAGTCACTTTATTACATGGCATGGCATAGGTTTTACTCTTATCCCATGAGCCGCCAGGCTGTTCAGTCACCTCTTTCTTCGCGTTCAGCACCAGCGTGGTTTCACCGCTGTTATTCTGCGGATCGGTGGCTTTCAGCTGCACAACCACATCGAAATCCTCAGTTGCCGCAGCTTTCAGGCGCACACGGGTAGCGATGCCACGGTCACTTTCCAGCTCGACCTTGTCGGCGTTACGGCTGACGGACCACTCGAAGTCCAGCTGCTGCACCGGGGTGCCATCCGGGTCCTGTGACTGATCCGCACTCAGGCTGACCCAGTCATCATGAGTGATAGTGGTAGTGGAAGGGGTGATCACCGCCAGCGGCGGCGTGCCGGTTTCCGGTAATTCAGCCTGTTTAATATCAATGGTGTAGTTGTAGTTCTTGCTCTTATCGATCGCATACACATGGTAGTTATTTCTCACCGCAGTGATTTTGACCTGACCGTTTTCCAGCGTATCGCCAATTTTCACCGGCATATTTTGCTGGTTAACTTTACGTGCGAGGTCATATAACCAGTTGGCCGCTGAGCCCCATTGATCCTCGGCGATCTCATGGGTGAAGTCGCCAGCCGAATCGCCATTGCTGAACAGACGGAAGGTGACTTTATCACCCGCTTTCAGATTCTGCTGCGCCTGGACACCGTTGCCAATCACGCTCCAGCCCTGTTCAGGATTTTCGCTGCCCTGAATATCGACATCACTACAGGAGACAAAGTTTTCACTGGTGCCATGTGAGCGCGCAACCGGCCACATCGAGACAATGGTGTGCTTGCCGCTGGTTCCCTGCGGTAATTTAACCATTTCACGCCACTGCACGAATTCACCATTACCTGGCTGCGCGACATCAGGGAAGTGGGCAATCTCGACCAGATCGCTCCATTTAATCGCCTGCATATTATCCGCTTCGTTTTTGGTGATATAGTAACGAATATGGTCGGTACTATGGTGGCGCGTGAAATAGTAAATAATCGGGATTTCACCGTTTTCATTTGGCGTTATCGCCTTGCGCGCCCAGTAGTTAGCTGGCAGATCCAGTTTGGTATTCGCGGCATTGGCGCTACAGATACGGCCATCTGGTAAAGAGCGGGTATAATCCTGGTAATCGCTGGCATTCACATAGACATTCTGCTGCGGAGTGGTAATGGCACTCTCCTGATTATTCTCTCTTAGCGCATCACATCCCTGAGAATTATCGGTTTTACACAAAAATCCACGCGCAGGCGGATCCATTAAATAACCATGGGCAGAGGCAATCTGTACATGGGCGGCACTGCCTGCCAGGGCCATAAGTACAAGTAGTGTCTTTTTCTTAAAAGAACGCATAATTTTTCCAGTTACTTTGATATATCATATAAAGTTAAAGTGTTTATCGGCGCGAGCGGGCGCTGAAATAACAACGCATCTATCGCGAGATCAGTAAAATCCAGCTGCAGGGATTTTGTTTCGCGAAGTGGGGAATATCATAATTTCTGTGCAATCTATTAGAATCGGAAAATTCTTGTCACCGCTAAGAGCGCTCTTTTATCGGTTTATTATTGTCGGGTTTTATCTGTCTGGCTAATTACTGTTCTTAATCAGCAGCAGAATTGTCCGCTGTTAAATGGCGTTCTGTTATACGATTATTTATCACGTGATGTTTAATCAGTTATTTACAGGAAGCAGATAATGAAGCGTAAATTTATTTTATTATTACTGGTATCAATGGTTTCTTCTGTGTCATTTGCCCATGAAGGGCATGACGATATTGAAACCAGCGAAGTACATGAAGCCCATACGACAAACGGAGAGCAGCAGGAAAATAACGCTGATGACTCCGCTCAGCAAGATACGGTGCATAATTGTAGCGGCGACGAGTCTGCTGATGCGTCGCGGGAGCAGCGTGACTAATTGCCGTTGGGCTGACGGGTTAAGATAACCAGCTGACTGTCAATCAGCTGGTTATCGCCGTTTGCGGCATGCTGTGCATGGCGGATCATCACAGTTTAATATCAAACAGACCGGAGCGGCTCAGCAGGAAGTAGAGCTGACAGTCACTCTCCACCGCCAGTTTATCCATAGCCCGCAGTTTGTGGGCGCTAACTGTCTTGATGCTCAGATTCAGGCGGCTGGCGATTTTGGTTAAACTCAAT
This is a stretch of genomic DNA from Winslowiella toletana. It encodes these proteins:
- a CDS encoding transporter substrate-binding domain-containing protein — encoded protein: MLRPHWWWLWLIFPPWALALAAEPAAEQVEGRRVEIWSNMTSEAMTPAASHGRVLPHYPVLKVGLFCCSAAPLQTLRWDGKLEGLYPDYLRLLSVVLKRPVEARLYNSWPQAYQALQRGDIQLLAQSDFAVADANNNRTDPILVQPLMLMVRKSNQNTPLAELHIVTAPDINPALLAHLRSRYPQLTVASSQQQGVQAVVSHQADAWLDGQSQIAWYSALRPQSGLVYRRDAQLEELLYGFVGRQGDGVVEAVDAILTGIPHALKNEIYQRWISGLAQGYHSNGPPFSQQEIDWIKQHPVINVAVDIDTPPYSFVNKNDEITGLDIDILQLLAEKSGLNFNFIPASGPPEVEKVLRAEKAQMTPSLMDSQARRGWLTFSDPWGTIEWVMITRNEHSAPFTLQQLNHKRVAIQRGHALLSAMQFYPQMSIVEAATVPEAVDMMLAGAVDATFASLGSANYLQSSRYGNRIIVQTLDNTLQPERFAVLPAYPQLTSILNKGIASLSPNELRALKIHWFSVANLASYNSQLPPWVMLWGVALLVIALSSIFWGSYLARQIGRRKKAEYRLQELLAYWEILFNNVPTPMFVCAADMIVTAANQHFCQATGLRGQEVLGRDLLTLHFLTAADKQEVRGIFLRCLSGDPAHFSDRILHLQGKEREGYLWFEGYHNPAGVMLGVIGGWFDVTERKSLARELLLARDKAELASQEKSAFLARMSHEIRTPLHAIIGILELAVKQRPEQENPLRIAWQAADSLQGIIGDVLDFSKIEAGSIDIRLQPTRLETLLESCAATFRLRAEEKGLALQALLRLPAATAHWLDGARLTQVVNNLLLNAIKFTEKGEIQLRASARYLHNEDRDEVTIEVEDSGCGIPAEMYQAVLQPWVRAESADAVPGSGLGLPISARLINLMGGTLTLGASDSGGVRVNILLSLQRAEPDLLANPALPDSGLRAESESLNILVVDDLPVNLHVLALQFASSGHYVELVGSGAEALQEVAQHYYDVVLTDCQMQGMDGYTLTRHLREYQQRHQLPPQLIVGCTANAFASERERCLAAGMDDVLIKPLTQQALLDGIAQAWEQVNQRVAAIEDEPLRALAQGDAQQERQLLTALRQGLQQDMAAIRQLHDGGNIAQITQHAHRMQASFALLDDYPGMRVCLRIEKSGRVDRQTLDTLLERAERVLAKLAQRLSSQKSPPEGGL
- a CDS encoding lytic polysaccharide monooxygenase, with protein sequence MDPPARGFLCKTDNSQGCDALRENNQESAITTPQQNVYVNASDYQDYTRSLPDGRICSANAANTKLDLPANYWARKAITPNENGEIPIIYYFTRHHSTDHIRYYITKNEADNMQAIKWSDLVEIAHFPDVAQPGNGEFVQWREMVKLPQGTSGKHTIVSMWPVARSHGTSENFVSCSDVDIQGSENPEQGWSVIGNGVQAQQNLKAGDKVTFRLFSNGDSAGDFTHEIAEDQWGSAANWLYDLARKVNQQNMPVKIGDTLENGQVKITAVRNNYHVYAIDKSKNYNYTIDIKQAELPETGTPPLAVITPSTTTITHDDWVSLSADQSQDPDGTPVQQLDFEWSVSRNADKVELESDRGIATRVRLKAAATEDFDVVVQLKATDPQNNSGETTLVLNAKKEVTEQPGGSWDKSKTYAMPCNKVTYNGAEWMNGWWTQDNQPGADGDWGVWRKVGDSRMHAMCKGAK